A single region of the Microlunatus panaciterrae genome encodes:
- a CDS encoding ABC transporter ATP-binding protein, protein MSSTTTRVTRRGAREPVNRDEVLLEIRDLQVQFQRRGTVPTTAVDGVSFTVRPGEVVGVVGESGSGKSVTAMAVMGLLPERTSRVSGEVLYRGRDLLALNANQMSALRGRDLAMVFQDPMSSLNPVIPIGLQVTEVLRRHQDISRADARTEAEDLLRRCGIPDPARRLREYPHQLSGGMRQRALIAIALACKPALLICDEPTTALDVTIQAQVLELLKELVTESGTAMIMITHDLGVVAGLCDSVNVMYAGRIVESAGRRELFEHPRHRYTEGLLNSIPRLDAPRGEPLHPIPGTPRDTVAWSRACAFAPRCAHVQEDCIVGGLELVQMGRSGHQVRCIHPAAENPTDEASEPRELR, encoded by the coding sequence ATGAGCTCGACCACGACCCGCGTGACCAGGCGTGGGGCCCGGGAGCCCGTCAACCGCGACGAGGTGCTGCTGGAGATCAGGGACCTGCAGGTCCAGTTCCAGCGGCGCGGTACGGTGCCGACGACCGCGGTGGACGGGGTGTCGTTCACCGTCAGGCCGGGGGAGGTCGTCGGTGTCGTCGGTGAGTCTGGAAGTGGCAAGTCGGTCACGGCGATGGCGGTGATGGGACTGTTGCCGGAGCGGACCAGCAGGGTCAGCGGCGAGGTTCTCTACCGTGGTCGGGACCTGCTGGCGTTGAACGCCAACCAGATGTCGGCTCTGCGGGGGCGTGACCTCGCGATGGTGTTCCAGGATCCGATGAGCTCGCTCAACCCGGTCATCCCGATCGGGCTGCAGGTGACCGAGGTGCTGCGTCGACACCAGGACATCTCCCGAGCCGATGCCCGGACCGAGGCGGAGGATCTGCTGCGTCGTTGCGGCATCCCCGACCCGGCCCGGCGGTTGCGTGAATATCCGCATCAGCTCTCCGGCGGCATGCGGCAACGGGCACTGATCGCCATCGCCCTGGCCTGCAAGCCGGCCCTGCTGATCTGCGACGAGCCGACCACCGCGCTGGACGTGACCATCCAGGCCCAGGTGCTCGAGCTGCTCAAGGAGCTGGTCACCGAGTCGGGCACGGCGATGATCATGATCACCCACGACCTCGGTGTGGTGGCCGGTCTGTGCGACTCCGTCAACGTCATGTACGCCGGGCGGATCGTCGAGTCAGCCGGGCGACGGGAGCTCTTCGAACATCCCCGCCACCGCTACACCGAGGGGCTGCTGAACTCCATCCCACGGCTGGACGCGCCCAGGGGCGAGCCGCTGCACCCGATTCCCGGGACGCCGAGGGACACCGTTGCCTGGTCGCGGGCCTGCGCCTTCGCGCCGCGATGCGCACACGTGCAGGAGGACTGCATCGTCGGCGGGCTGGAGCTCGTCCAGATGGGTCGCAGCGGGCACCAGGTCCGGTGTATCCATCCGGCCGCCGAGAATCCGACCGATGAGGCATCCGAGCCCAGGGAGCTGCGATGA
- a CDS encoding methylated-DNA--[protein]-cysteine S-methyltransferase yields MSSELFSDQLESPVGTVRVIAGPAGVRRVGWQLKAGDAATSGRDPTLGAALRQLREYFAGERQVFELPMDLVGLVGSTRTVLLTLVATVGYGQTISYGELAARSGSGVPARAIGSIMGANPLPLIIPCHRVVAHDGLGGYSGGDPGCGLETKRRLLELEGAMPPTLPL; encoded by the coding sequence ATGTCCAGTGAGCTGTTCTCCGACCAGTTGGAGAGCCCGGTCGGGACGGTCCGGGTGATTGCGGGCCCGGCTGGTGTCCGGCGGGTCGGCTGGCAGCTTAAGGCGGGCGATGCGGCGACGTCAGGTCGGGACCCGACGCTGGGGGCGGCGTTGCGGCAGCTCCGCGAGTACTTCGCGGGCGAGCGACAGGTGTTCGAACTGCCGATGGACCTGGTTGGTCTGGTGGGCAGTACGCGGACGGTGCTGCTGACGCTGGTGGCGACGGTCGGCTACGGCCAGACCATCAGCTACGGTGAGCTGGCCGCCCGCAGCGGATCGGGAGTGCCGGCCCGGGCCATCGGGTCGATCATGGGCGCGAACCCGCTGCCGTTGATCATCCCGTGCCACCGGGTGGTGGCCCACGACGGACTCGGTGGCTACTCCGGCGGCGACCCGGGCTGTGGTCTGGAGACGAAGCGCCGGCTGCTCGAGCTGGAAGGAGCCATGCCTCCCACCCTGCCGCTCTAG
- a CDS encoding type II secretion system F family protein: MPPIILIATAAISLSLPLLAWSLFARPDRMHQQVMTNLQRGLQRTDREANLDALSAAERPSGLTALARRLSPPGTAQRLDRLLAGAGRPAAWPLERLMVTKLLLALVAGGLGLLYVSSKPTALVVAITIIVTVVAYFLPELLLQSRGKERNQKIALELADTLDQMTIAVEAGLGFDSAMARAGKNGKGPLAEELVRTLQDIQMGRSRRQAYEALATRTDTADLRRFIRAVIQADAYGISIADVLRTQAAEMRMKRRQRAEEKAMQIPVKVIFPLMLCILPVLFIVLLGPAVMDIIKAFS; encoded by the coding sequence GTGCCACCCATCATCTTGATCGCCACCGCCGCGATCAGCCTGTCCCTGCCGTTGCTGGCATGGTCGCTGTTCGCCCGCCCGGACCGGATGCACCAGCAGGTGATGACCAACCTGCAGCGTGGCCTGCAGCGAACGGACCGGGAGGCGAACCTGGACGCGCTGAGCGCAGCCGAACGTCCGAGCGGACTGACGGCGCTGGCCAGGCGGCTCAGCCCTCCCGGTACCGCTCAGCGGCTCGACCGACTGCTGGCCGGAGCCGGGCGGCCGGCAGCCTGGCCGCTCGAGCGGCTGATGGTGACCAAGCTCCTGCTCGCCCTGGTGGCCGGCGGACTCGGCCTGCTCTACGTCAGCTCCAAGCCCACCGCCCTGGTGGTGGCGATCACAATCATCGTCACCGTTGTCGCCTACTTCCTGCCCGAGCTGCTGCTGCAGAGCCGCGGCAAGGAACGCAACCAGAAGATCGCCCTGGAGCTTGCCGACACCCTCGACCAGATGACCATCGCCGTGGAGGCCGGCCTCGGCTTCGACTCCGCGATGGCGCGGGCCGGGAAGAACGGCAAGGGCCCGCTGGCCGAGGAGCTGGTCCGCACCCTGCAGGACATCCAGATGGGCCGCTCCCGGCGTCAGGCGTACGAGGCGTTGGCGACGCGGACCGACACCGCGGACCTGCGCCGGTTCATCCGGGCCGTGATCCAGGCCGACGCGTATGGCATCTCGATCGCCGACGTGCTTCGCACCCAGGCGGCGGAGATGCGGATGAAGCGGCGCCAGCGGGCCGAGGAGAAGGCCATGCAGATCCCGGTGAAGGTGATCTTCCCGCTGATGCTCTGCATCCTGCCGGTCCTCTTCATCGTGCTGCTCGGGCCAGCCGTGATGGACATCATCAAGGCGTTCAGCTGA
- a CDS encoding prepilin peptidase — protein MGTQIVVLTAVVSGLAAAGLSPWLRALADSSSGWLRPVVPASLAVAAGAGAAAVATGAAELVGFALLALGCALLAAVDLASERLPDLIVGPLYPLLLVPLTVAAALHQEWSRLGRAAVAAAVLLVCYFVLAFISPSNLGLGDVKLAGVLGAFLGWLGWSPVLLGSLAAFALSAVTALVLLVAVRADRRRSYPFGPLMVAGAAVGAAWGPFFL, from the coding sequence GTGGGTACCCAGATCGTCGTCCTGACCGCCGTCGTGAGCGGACTGGCAGCGGCCGGCCTCAGTCCCTGGCTCCGCGCGCTCGCCGACTCCAGTTCGGGCTGGCTCCGCCCTGTCGTTCCCGCCAGCCTGGCGGTGGCTGCCGGCGCCGGTGCCGCGGCGGTCGCGACCGGTGCGGCCGAGTTGGTCGGCTTCGCCCTGCTGGCCCTCGGTTGCGCGTTGCTGGCGGCCGTTGACCTGGCGTCGGAGCGGCTGCCGGACCTCATCGTCGGTCCGCTCTACCCACTGCTGCTGGTCCCGCTGACCGTCGCTGCCGCCCTGCACCAGGAGTGGAGTCGGCTCGGCCGGGCCGCCGTCGCCGCGGCCGTCCTGTTGGTCTGCTACTTCGTGCTCGCGTTCATCTCGCCGTCCAATCTCGGGCTCGGCGACGTCAAGCTCGCCGGCGTGCTGGGGGCATTCCTCGGCTGGCTGGGCTGGTCACCGGTTCTGCTCGGCAGCCTGGCGGCCTTCGCACTCAGTGCCGTGACCGCCCTGGTGCTCCTGGTCGCTGTCCGGGCCGACCGGCGCAGGTCCTACCCGTTCGGACCGTTGATGGTGGCGGGCGCGGCCGTCGGCGCGGCCTGGGGACCCTTCTTCCTGTAG
- a CDS encoding pyridoxamine 5'-phosphate oxidase family protein, whose product MSTAQGDVSLLNDPVAQEMLTAAVPARLAYTWLDGTPRVVPVWFHWDGTAIVLGTPPRAPKLKALAARPEVAVTIDSNSYPYHVLSLRGRATVEMLDDLSSEYAAAAERYFGAEQGRAWADQLRGQPMARIRIVPDWVAILDFEHRLPSALSA is encoded by the coding sequence ATGAGCACAGCGCAGGGGGACGTCTCCCTTCTCAACGATCCGGTGGCCCAGGAGATGCTGACCGCGGCGGTACCGGCCCGGCTGGCCTACACCTGGCTGGACGGCACGCCTCGAGTCGTGCCGGTCTGGTTCCACTGGGACGGTACGGCGATAGTCCTCGGCACCCCGCCACGGGCACCGAAGCTCAAGGCGCTGGCCGCCCGTCCCGAGGTGGCCGTCACCATCGACAGTAACTCGTACCCGTACCACGTTCTGTCGTTGCGCGGCAGGGCAACCGTCGAGATGCTGGACGATCTGTCCTCGGAGTATGCAGCGGCGGCGGAGCGATACTTCGGGGCGGAGCAGGGGAGGGCCTGGGCCGACCAGCTGCGCGGTCAGCCGATGGCCCGGATCCGGATCGTTCCGGACTGGGTGGCCATCCTGGACTTCGAGCACCGGCTGCCCAGCGCCCTATCAGCGTAA
- a CDS encoding ABC transporter ATP-binding protein, whose protein sequence is MSEKVPDPGQMTDAGVLLAVSGLQVHFPIKKGLVFDRTIGHVRAVDGVDLQVRRGETYGLVGESGCGKSTFGRAVLRLEEPTGGTVIFDGQNINGLGREQLRLTRRRMQMVFQDPLASLDPRMSIQSLLMEPLKTHGLSEADKAEFGADSPSSHLAKVASMLEVVGLPRAALAKYPHEFSGGQRQRVGIARAMILNPDLVIADEPVSALDVSVQAQVINLLEHLQDLLGLTYIVIAHDLAVVRHISDTIGVMYLGRLVEEAASDDLYARPLHPYTIALMSAIPIPDPVVEDQRERILLRGDLPSPANPPSGCRFHTRCPFRQETRCDTEEPVLRELVELAPGRRVACHYAEEILSGAIGVADAGLVVEPSR, encoded by the coding sequence ATGAGTGAGAAGGTCCCCGATCCCGGGCAGATGACCGACGCCGGGGTCCTACTTGCAGTCAGCGGCCTTCAGGTGCACTTCCCGATCAAGAAGGGGCTGGTCTTCGACCGGACCATCGGCCATGTGCGCGCCGTGGATGGGGTCGACCTGCAGGTCAGGCGTGGGGAGACCTACGGCCTGGTGGGGGAGTCGGGCTGTGGCAAGTCGACCTTCGGCCGGGCCGTGCTGCGACTGGAGGAGCCCACTGGTGGCACGGTGATCTTCGACGGCCAGAACATCAACGGGCTGGGCCGGGAGCAGCTGCGGCTGACCCGACGCCGAATGCAGATGGTGTTCCAGGATCCGTTGGCCAGCCTGGACCCGAGGATGAGCATTCAGAGTCTGTTGATGGAACCGCTGAAGACGCACGGTCTGTCGGAGGCGGACAAGGCGGAGTTCGGTGCCGACAGCCCCTCCAGCCACCTGGCCAAGGTGGCGTCGATGCTTGAGGTGGTGGGGCTGCCGCGGGCCGCGCTGGCCAAGTATCCGCATGAGTTCTCCGGTGGTCAGCGGCAGCGGGTCGGCATCGCCCGCGCGATGATCTTGAACCCGGATCTGGTCATCGCCGACGAGCCGGTCAGCGCGCTGGACGTCTCGGTGCAGGCTCAGGTGATCAACCTCCTCGAGCATCTGCAGGATCTGCTCGGCCTGACCTACATCGTCATCGCTCATGATCTTGCCGTGGTGCGGCACATCAGCGACACCATCGGTGTGATGTACCTCGGCCGGCTGGTGGAGGAGGCGGCCAGCGACGACCTCTACGCCCGGCCGCTGCACCCGTACACGATCGCGCTGATGTCGGCGATCCCCATCCCGGACCCGGTGGTGGAGGACCAACGCGAGCGGATCCTGCTGCGTGGCGACCTGCCCAGCCCGGCCAACCCGCCCAGTGGCTGCCGCTTCCACACCCGCTGCCCGTTCCGCCAGGAGACCCGGTGCGACACCGAGGAACCCGTTCTTCGGGAGCTGGTCGAGCTCGCTCCGGGCAGACGGGTGGCCTGCCACTACGCCGAGGAGATCCTGTCCGGAGCGATCGGTGTCGCAGACGCCGGACTGGTGGTCGAGCCGAGTCGCTGA